From a region of the Salinispira pacifica genome:
- a CDS encoding alpha/beta fold hydrolase, with product MAVVLLLLLSMGCGTFRMSDRKLESRLTRSQVPFTLGMEEAGGQAVRVLRSTGAVPGAPQILFIHGAPGSLDDSLPYFTESGLWEEYRLVAYDRPGYGFSAYGEPVVDLEAQARVARDLVEPGALVVGHSFGGSVAMRMLLDYGGDVAGGLIIAGALSPEDQKLFFFNRPASWLPFNWMLSGAWKSANAEKLAYQEELRKFQPLWDSMKGRAVLVHGTRDRLVPYENSLYAMSMIPRGRATLHTLIGENHFILWSEKSRMIELIEEIQRKQIRSIMKY from the coding sequence GTGGCGGTAGTGCTGTTGCTACTATTGAGCATGGGCTGCGGTACGTTCCGGATGAGCGACAGAAAGCTTGAATCCCGGCTTACCCGGTCCCAGGTGCCGTTCACCCTGGGTATGGAGGAAGCAGGGGGTCAGGCTGTGCGGGTTCTCCGGAGTACCGGTGCAGTCCCCGGAGCACCTCAGATTTTGTTCATTCACGGCGCTCCGGGATCCCTGGATGACAGCCTGCCCTATTTCACCGAAAGCGGATTATGGGAAGAATACCGGCTTGTTGCCTATGACCGGCCGGGCTACGGGTTTTCCGCATACGGAGAGCCGGTTGTGGATCTTGAAGCACAGGCCCGGGTTGCCCGAGACCTTGTGGAGCCGGGTGCCCTTGTGGTGGGGCATTCCTTCGGCGGGTCGGTGGCCATGCGGATGCTTCTGGATTACGGCGGAGATGTTGCCGGCGGTCTGATAATCGCAGGGGCCCTATCCCCGGAGGATCAGAAACTGTTCTTCTTTAACCGTCCCGCTTCCTGGCTGCCTTTCAACTGGATGCTTTCCGGAGCCTGGAAGTCGGCAAATGCAGAGAAACTGGCATACCAGGAAGAACTGAGGAAGTTCCAACCGTTATGGGATTCGATGAAAGGCAGGGCTGTGCTGGTTCACGGCACCCGGGACCGTCTTGTACCTTATGAAAACTCCCTGTATGCCATGAGCATGATCCCCCGGGGAAGAGCAACGCTTCACACACTTATAGGTGAAAATCATTTCATCCTTTGGTCGGAGAAATCCCGGATGATAGAATTAATTGAAGAAATACAGCGGAAGCAGATCCGGAGTATAATGAAATACTGA